A section of the Candidatus Effluviviaceae Genus V sp. genome encodes:
- a CDS encoding cysteine--tRNA ligase, with the protein MLRIYDTLAGKKKEFEPVREGRVAMYFCGMTVQSEPHIGHMRAALVADVFKRYLSYRSFDVTMVMNFTDIDDKIIVKAAERGVGYLEIAEENIKRFMDFLEFLGAVPADVYPRATEHIDEIIDLVQMLIEKGHAYESGGDVYFEVKSWPQYGKLSKKRLEDLLAGASERVELDEKKRHPEDFCLWKAAKEGEPSWDSPWGKGRPGWHIECSAMSRKYLGDHFDIHGGGTELIFPHHENEMAQAEAATGRPYVNHWVHHGLVNLAGEKMSKSTGHFRTMEEISRRFPSEVVRFYLLSTHYRSEIEFSDERLAEAETAIERFENLFRTLERSVGPESDDDSGGEPSDGVAAVRDRFIEAMDDDLNTAQAIGHLFEAVRLINQEVEAGADEATLRADRRTLRELSDVLGILPELGGEEDDVPDEVRKLVEERAEARASKDWGRADELRDRIAEAGYAVEDLPEGPVVRKTGRGE; encoded by the coding sequence ATGCTGAGGATCTACGACACGCTCGCCGGGAAGAAGAAGGAGTTCGAGCCCGTCCGCGAGGGCAGGGTGGCCATGTACTTCTGCGGCATGACCGTCCAGTCGGAGCCGCACATCGGTCACATGCGGGCGGCGCTCGTCGCCGACGTGTTCAAGCGGTATCTCTCGTACCGCAGCTTCGATGTGACGATGGTCATGAACTTCACGGACATAGACGACAAGATCATCGTCAAGGCCGCCGAGCGCGGTGTCGGCTATCTCGAGATAGCCGAGGAGAACATCAAGCGCTTCATGGACTTCCTCGAGTTCCTCGGAGCGGTCCCGGCCGACGTCTATCCGCGTGCGACGGAGCACATCGATGAGATCATCGACCTGGTGCAGATGCTCATCGAGAAGGGCCACGCCTACGAATCCGGGGGCGACGTCTACTTCGAGGTAAAGTCCTGGCCGCAGTACGGGAAGCTGTCCAAGAAGCGTCTCGAGGACCTGCTGGCCGGTGCGAGCGAGCGCGTCGAGCTCGACGAGAAGAAGCGCCACCCCGAGGACTTCTGTCTCTGGAAGGCCGCCAAGGAGGGCGAGCCTTCCTGGGACAGTCCGTGGGGGAAGGGCAGGCCGGGCTGGCACATCGAGTGCTCGGCGATGTCCAGGAAGTACCTGGGTGACCACTTCGATATTCACGGGGGCGGCACTGAGCTCATCTTCCCACACCACGAGAATGAGATGGCTCAGGCCGAGGCCGCGACGGGCCGGCCGTACGTCAATCACTGGGTCCACCACGGCCTGGTCAACCTCGCCGGAGAGAAGATGTCGAAGTCGACCGGTCACTTCCGGACGATGGAGGAGATCTCGCGGCGCTTCCCGTCGGAGGTCGTGCGCTTCTACCTGCTGTCGACGCACTACCGCTCAGAGATCGAGTTCTCCGACGAGCGGCTGGCCGAAGCCGAGACGGCCATCGAGCGGTTCGAGAACCTCTTCCGGACACTCGAGCGATCGGTGGGTCCCGAGAGCGACGACGACTCCGGAGGCGAGCCCTCAGACGGCGTCGCTGCGGTCCGGGACCGGTTCATCGAGGCGATGGACGACGACCTCAATACGGCGCAGGCGATCGGACATCTTTTCGAGGCCGTCAGGCTCATCAACCAGGAGGTTGAGGCAGGGGCCGACGAGGCGACGCTCCGTGCGGACCGGCGGACGCTCCGGGAGCTCTCGGACGTTCTCGGTATTCTGCCCGAGCTGGGAGGGGAGGAGGACGACGTTCCGGACGAGGTCAGGAAGCTCGTCGAGGAGCGCGCCGAGGCCCGCGCCTCGAAGGACTGGGGACGGGCGGACGAACTCAGGGACCGGATCGCCGAGGCCGGCTACGCCGTGGAGGACCTTCCCGAGGGTCCCGTCGTGAGGAAGACCGGTCGGGGAGAGTGA